In Candidatus Cloacimonadota bacterium, a single genomic region encodes these proteins:
- a CDS encoding NADH-quinone oxidoreductase subunit E, with translation CLGICGNAPVMMINDDVYGDLNDEKIEKIIKSILGGQR, from the coding sequence CCTGCCTGGGAATTTGCGGAAATGCTCCGGTCATGATGATCAATGACGATGTTTATGGCGATCTAAATGATGAGAAGATCGAAAAGATCATCAAATCGATTCTGGGAGGACAACGATGA